From the Desulfovibrio sp. JC010 genome, one window contains:
- a CDS encoding SidJ-related pseudokinase → MKKSDANFYADGLTPDREFSAAYMDMRNLRSLLQKKPEFADNEIVHAVWDVIMEQRYSSQRMSQLLYRECAKALAAIGHGCPDCAVSHSALQLQVQAASSCKKYASIEASGGLGVLPFDISLLDPPKPFSGFAPSVKWETLLKNAEVVGEPVFSGRSAVMQAAGEKRIFAVKILRKGEEPQGLHLEGRWMERLCNESETEGVRFDCPQPYTIGGHVVFKLEGLPESAPENLHEELYAMAYHAHSDYFVYPNDDREDKRCCAEEMLEIMGRNSFLLGQLAGRGIVHDAPIPLFHNRVQATRRTDEGVYEWRRFGRLDRWLDSCRYPNFGRSGLRDFEHLQVMKPGRDPFYWAIGSHFMSILLVLGSWFRVQEPQLCGLDADEEPIDARHLFDADFFEQAVKHCFDKYYQGFTGKEFQNEINLHIPELVQDMINEMGVDRHMFEFMRVVDQEILEDDEFRKYLIKCGMAEDKAYSIEKNKEDIPLTTGPHLGDFNSTISLPEIIEWSAMAAGCCIASRALGDRWG, encoded by the coding sequence TTGAAGAAATCGGATGCAAATTTTTACGCTGACGGCCTGACCCCGGATCGGGAATTCAGCGCAGCCTATATGGATATGCGCAATCTACGCTCCCTGCTGCAAAAGAAGCCGGAATTCGCGGACAATGAAATCGTCCACGCGGTCTGGGATGTGATCATGGAGCAGCGTTACAGCTCCCAGCGCATGTCTCAGCTGCTTTACCGGGAATGCGCCAAGGCCCTTGCCGCAATCGGTCACGGTTGTCCGGATTGTGCGGTTTCCCATTCCGCTCTGCAATTACAGGTTCAGGCTGCATCCAGCTGTAAGAAATACGCATCAATTGAAGCTTCCGGCGGGCTGGGGGTGTTGCCTTTTGATATTTCCCTGCTGGATCCCCCGAAGCCGTTTTCCGGTTTCGCTCCTTCTGTGAAATGGGAAACCCTGCTCAAGAATGCCGAAGTGGTCGGTGAACCCGTTTTTTCCGGGCGTAGCGCGGTCATGCAGGCTGCGGGCGAAAAACGTATTTTTGCCGTTAAAATTCTGCGCAAGGGCGAAGAGCCGCAAGGGTTGCATCTCGAAGGTCGCTGGATGGAACGGCTTTGCAATGAATCCGAGACAGAAGGCGTGCGTTTCGATTGTCCTCAGCCCTACACCATCGGCGGGCACGTGGTTTTTAAGCTCGAAGGGTTGCCCGAATCCGCACCGGAAAATCTGCACGAAGAACTCTACGCCATGGCTTACCACGCCCACAGCGACTATTTCGTATATCCCAATGATGACCGCGAGGATAAACGCTGCTGCGCTGAAGAAATGCTGGAAATCATGGGCCGCAATTCCTTTTTACTCGGACAGCTGGCCGGGCGGGGCATAGTGCATGATGCGCCTATTCCTCTTTTTCATAACCGGGTGCAGGCCACGCGACGCACGGATGAGGGTGTCTACGAATGGCGCAGGTTCGGACGCCTAGACCGCTGGCTTGATTCCTGCCGCTACCCCAATTTCGGACGTTCCGGTCTGCGGGATTTCGAACATCTGCAGGTCATGAAACCGGGCCGCGATCCATTTTACTGGGCCATCGGTTCACATTTCATGTCCATCCTGCTGGTGCTGGGCAGCTGGTTCCGGGTGCAGGAACCGCAGCTCTGCGGACTTGATGCCGACGAAGAACCAATCGATGCCCGCCATCTTTTTGATGCGGATTTTTTCGAACAGGCCGTTAAACACTGCTTTGACAAATATTACCAAGGCTTTACCGGAAAAGAATTTCAGAACGAAATAAACCTGCACATCCCGGAATTGGTGCAGGATATGATCAATGAAATGGGCGTGGACCGTCACATGTTCGAATTCATGCGTGTGGTGGATCAGGAAATTTTAGAAGATGATGAGTTTCGTAAATATCTCATCAAATGCGGCATGGCAGAGGATAAGGCATATTCCATAGAAAAGAATAAGGAAGACATCCCTCTGACCACCGGGCCGCATCTCGGTGACTTCAACAGCACCATATCATTGCCGGAAATTATCGAATGGTCGGCCATGGCTGCCGGGTGCTGTATTGCTTCGCGGGCGTTAGGAGATAGGTGGGGGTAG
- a CDS encoding acyl-CoA dehydratase activase has protein sequence MRTIDETINRKDSNESPCDPSGETALFFAGLDIGSTATKAAIIHGVSKEVVAVAERATGWAPKEAAREALEDALSKLDVPGALISRTVATGYGRKMAAADKQVTEISCHALGAKHLVPEAMTVLDIGGQDSKMIALDEQGNVRDFLMNDKCAAGTGRFISNMATALGIDLDEFGVFAAKGTPVPISSMCAVFAESEVIGLTASGASREDLAAGIVVSIAKRLTSLAGRISFTPTIAFTGGTARNAELAKCFSEAIGVELNTPVLAPFAGAIGAALIASR, from the coding sequence ATGCGCACGATAGATGAAACAATTAACCGGAAGGACTCGAACGAATCGCCTTGTGACCCATCCGGCGAGACTGCACTTTTTTTTGCCGGGCTGGATATCGGCTCAACAGCAACCAAAGCTGCCATTATCCATGGCGTGAGCAAAGAAGTTGTGGCTGTTGCCGAAAGGGCTACGGGATGGGCCCCCAAAGAAGCAGCCCGGGAAGCATTGGAGGACGCCCTCTCAAAATTGGACGTTCCCGGCGCATTGATAAGCCGGACTGTTGCCACTGGATACGGGCGCAAAATGGCAGCCGCCGATAAACAGGTAACGGAAATATCCTGTCACGCGCTCGGTGCAAAGCATCTAGTGCCCGAAGCCATGACAGTGCTGGATATCGGCGGACAGGATTCCAAAATGATTGCCCTTGATGAGCAGGGCAACGTTCGTGATTTTCTCATGAATGATAAGTGCGCTGCCGGAACTGGTCGCTTCATTTCCAATATGGCCACGGCACTGGGAATCGACCTCGATGAATTCGGTGTCTTTGCAGCAAAGGGCACACCTGTTCCCATTTCAAGCATGTGCGCCGTCTTCGCTGAATCAGAAGTTATCGGCCTGACGGCATCCGGTGCTTCCCGTGAAGATTTGGCTGCCGGGATAGTAGTCTCCATTGCAAAGCGTTTGACCAGCCTTGCCGGGCGAATATCCTTTACACCAACCATTGCCTTTACCGGAGGAACTGCAAGGAATGCGGAATTAGCAAAATGTTTTTCCGAAGCCATAGGTGTTGAACTCAACACCCCGGTTCTAGCCCCATTCGCCGGGGCCATCGGGGCTGCTCTGATTGCATCCAGATAA
- a CDS encoding FxsA family protein — MFAKIFLGFVLIPLIDLYILVQIGSEIGTLNAIALCLLTAFVGAALAKSQGVATMQKVQENLNKGIMPAEDILDAVLIFLAGLVLLTPGFMTDIFGLLILFPVTRGYFKRMLRHQFENMKNNPNIHVVHHNSEFTAWTNQDQPKRRIDDHDVIDVEVEERKDDKPLQ; from the coding sequence ATGTTCGCTAAGATTTTTCTGGGTTTTGTCCTTATCCCCCTGATCGATCTCTACATTCTGGTACAGATCGGCTCTGAAATCGGGACCCTCAATGCCATTGCCCTCTGTCTGCTGACCGCCTTTGTGGGCGCGGCCCTCGCCAAATCCCAAGGCGTTGCCACCATGCAGAAGGTGCAGGAAAACCTGAACAAAGGCATCATGCCCGCCGAGGACATCCTCGACGCGGTGCTGATCTTCCTCGCCGGACTGGTCCTTTTGACCCCCGGATTCATGACCGATATTTTCGGCCTGCTCATCCTTTTCCCGGTCACCAGAGGGTACTTCAAACGCATGCTGCGCCACCAGTTTGAAAACATGAAGAACAATCCCAACATCCACGTGGTCCACCACAATTCAGAATTCACCGCCTGGACCAATCAGGACCAGCCCAAGCGGCGCATTGACGACCACGACGTTATTGATGTTGAGGTGGAAGAGAGGAAGGATGATAAGCCGCTGCAGTAA
- a CDS encoding sulfite exporter TauE/SafE family protein, which translates to MSPFLLVPLIFLSAGFIQGLTGFGQALLAMPLLAFIMDIKLAVPLCTLCGMIVNINMTHRLRKNLERAKILPLIIGSIPGSIFGTMMLKEVNGDYIRLFLGILITSFSAYSLLAKPIKLNLSSKWGYFSGFLTGSIAAAVSAGGPPSIIYASIQGWSKDAIKATLVSFFLFSGTLAACGHLLSGLTTFYVFQLALASILPIYAGTYLGSKLSSRISDEFYRRIVMTLLVFMGLMLVFQNV; encoded by the coding sequence ATGTCTCCTTTCCTGCTTGTACCGCTCATATTTCTAAGTGCCGGATTTATCCAAGGCTTAACCGGATTCGGTCAGGCACTGCTGGCCATGCCGCTGCTGGCATTCATCATGGACATTAAGCTGGCTGTCCCGCTCTGTACCCTCTGTGGCATGATCGTTAACATCAACATGACCCACAGGCTGCGCAAAAATCTGGAACGCGCGAAAATCCTGCCGCTCATCATCGGTTCCATTCCCGGATCCATTTTTGGGACCATGATGCTCAAAGAAGTCAACGGGGATTATATACGGCTATTCCTCGGCATACTGATTACATCTTTTTCCGCCTATTCCCTGCTGGCAAAACCCATCAAGCTGAACCTGAGCAGCAAATGGGGTTACTTCTCCGGGTTCCTGACCGGATCAATCGCCGCAGCCGTAAGCGCGGGCGGTCCTCCATCCATTATCTACGCCTCCATCCAAGGCTGGAGCAAGGACGCCATCAAGGCCACACTGGTCAGCTTCTTCCTCTTCTCAGGAACTCTGGCCGCTTGCGGCCACCTGCTCAGCGGCTTGACCACCTTCTATGTTTTCCAGCTGGCTCTGGCCTCAATTTTACCCATTTATGCAGGAACTTATCTCGGCAGCAAGCTTTCCAGCCGCATTTCAGACGAATTTTACCGCAGAATCGTCATGACCCTTCTTGTCTTCATGGGATTGATGCTTGTTTTTCAGAACGTATAA
- a CDS encoding double-cubane-cluster-containing anaerobic reductase gives MSYTSIDKLTTRAEKNPLEVAQAKEKGTKVFGFYCLYSPVEIALAAGGIVVGLCGTRNDPIPAAERTLPRNLCPLIKSSFGFAVEDSCPYFKSADLIVADSTCDGKKKMFEQMAEIKPLHLMYLPHNQELDVTGPFWEGEVVRFKERVEQECGINITDEMLKEAIKLTNREAAALKGLMDLNQQNPAPISGMKMMEIVFKSGFFASKQESVECLEAIVDEVGKAPQEETKQGPRVIISGVPMGLGSHKVCQLIEEAGGVVVAFENCTGYKKTMQVDTEKAPITALAEKYLATPCSIMSPNPGRIDLLNTMIADFKADAIVDLTWQACHTYNVEAENIRKYVQDDKKMPYLHIETDYSDADTEQLRVRIEAFLEMIG, from the coding sequence ATGAGCTACACATCCATTGATAAACTGACTACGAGAGCGGAAAAAAATCCTTTAGAAGTTGCACAGGCCAAAGAGAAAGGGACGAAAGTCTTTGGGTTTTACTGTCTTTACTCCCCGGTTGAAATTGCCTTGGCAGCCGGAGGAATTGTGGTCGGCCTGTGCGGCACCCGCAATGATCCCATTCCCGCCGCGGAAAGAACACTGCCCCGCAACCTCTGTCCGCTGATTAAATCAAGCTTCGGCTTCGCCGTGGAAGATTCCTGCCCGTATTTCAAATCGGCTGACCTCATTGTTGCAGACTCCACATGCGATGGTAAAAAGAAGATGTTTGAGCAGATGGCCGAGATTAAGCCGCTGCACCTGATGTATCTGCCCCACAATCAGGAACTGGATGTGACCGGACCGTTCTGGGAAGGTGAAGTTGTCCGTTTCAAGGAACGGGTCGAGCAGGAATGCGGAATCAATATCACCGATGAGATGCTCAAAGAGGCCATCAAACTCACCAACCGTGAAGCTGCCGCCCTCAAAGGACTTATGGACCTGAACCAGCAAAATCCTGCCCCCATTTCCGGTATGAAAATGATGGAAATTGTCTTCAAGTCCGGCTTCTTTGCCTCCAAGCAGGAATCTGTGGAATGCCTTGAAGCAATCGTTGATGAAGTAGGCAAGGCACCGCAGGAAGAGACCAAACAGGGTCCCCGCGTCATTATTTCCGGCGTTCCCATGGGCCTCGGCTCACACAAGGTCTGCCAGCTTATTGAAGAAGCCGGCGGCGTTGTAGTGGCCTTTGAGAACTGTACCGGCTACAAAAAGACCATGCAGGTGGATACTGAAAAGGCTCCCATCACGGCTTTGGCGGAAAAATACCTTGCCACACCATGCTCGATCATGTCCCCCAACCCCGGCCGAATCGATCTCCTGAACACCATGATCGCTGATTTCAAAGCAGATGCCATCGTAGATCTCACCTGGCAGGCCTGCCATACCTACAATGTTGAGGCGGAAAATATCCGCAAATATGTACAGGATGACAAAAAGATGCCCTACCTGCACATCGAGACAGATTATTCCGACGCTGATACCGAACAACTGCGCGTGCGCATTGAAGCATTCCTTGAAATGATCGGGTAA
- the pbpC gene encoding penicillin-binding protein 1C: MKKKNLFILGGLVLFLIISFFVLDLLFPFPEHKLHPPVASVVKDRDGKVLRIFLPPDGARRMHADFAKISPVLKKTLLASEDQWFEYHPGVNPVSIFRAAIMNIAAGKVVSGASTIPMQIARMTEPKKRTLWAKTIEGFRALQLKLHHSNDELLEIYLNMLPYGGNIVGVGAASHFYFGHGPDNLSLGESALLTTIPRGPVFYDPLRNPQQAREGRNRVMHQLAKKGVFPPDEIERNMKLPLPNSIRSVPLEAPHFCRMVLERNGQIPETVTTLDSELQNAAQAKVKTHVARLRGDDIDNAACVIIHIPSREIRALVGSADFFEKGFGGSINLADKKRSPGSTLKPFIYGLAFDQGKLVPASFVYDIPVDYAGYSPKNYDHMYHGQVTVRQALAKSLNIPAVNTLAKTGVAEFIDLLKKGGISTLDKAPMEYGLPLALGGCEIKLTELTNLYASLADGGRFKPFTATATINKLGTQILSPAVVWLVLEMLSSVSRPEMNETWMLTRDMPETAWKTGTSFGHRDAWAVGVSGDYATGVWVGNPDGRPRKGISGAVHAGPLLFDLLRLAAPGGKLPPPPEGSGISEVEVCGHSRQLPGPFCTERTTMRTLSGKTRLHPCEECRQIFVDSKSGYRISGECLGRKGIKTKIIRTIPAKLARWRAENSLEVPHMPPLAPDCDLIPAGIAPKIISPAAGTPYLLRKDTPLKFQQIGLKAEAGPDSGTLYWFLDGRLVSQGKFDEKLFTEVSVGKHRISVSDEIGRVDAVEFEVR, translated from the coding sequence ATGAAAAAGAAGAATTTATTTATACTTGGTGGGTTGGTCCTTTTTCTCATCATTAGTTTTTTTGTGCTTGATCTTCTCTTTCCCTTTCCAGAACACAAGCTGCACCCGCCCGTGGCCTCGGTTGTAAAAGACCGGGATGGTAAGGTATTACGTATTTTCCTGCCCCCGGACGGGGCGCGGCGCATGCATGCGGATTTTGCGAAGATTTCCCCGGTATTGAAGAAGACTCTGCTGGCTTCTGAGGATCAGTGGTTTGAATATCATCCGGGGGTAAATCCGGTTTCGATCTTTCGCGCGGCGATTATGAATATTGCTGCAGGAAAAGTGGTATCCGGGGCTTCTACCATTCCCATGCAGATTGCGCGCATGACTGAGCCGAAGAAACGGACGCTCTGGGCCAAGACCATTGAAGGGTTCCGGGCTTTACAGCTCAAACTGCATCATTCCAATGACGAGCTTTTAGAAATTTACCTGAACATGCTGCCCTACGGCGGAAATATCGTCGGCGTGGGCGCGGCATCCCATTTTTATTTCGGACATGGGCCGGATAATTTATCGTTGGGGGAATCAGCTTTACTGACCACTATCCCGCGCGGTCCGGTGTTTTACGATCCCCTGCGCAATCCGCAGCAGGCCCGTGAAGGCCGCAACCGGGTTATGCATCAGTTGGCGAAGAAGGGAGTTTTCCCGCCAGATGAAATTGAACGCAATATGAAATTGCCCCTGCCGAACTCCATTCGTTCTGTTCCGCTGGAAGCTCCGCATTTCTGTCGCATGGTTCTGGAGCGTAACGGACAAATTCCTGAGACTGTCACAACACTTGATTCAGAATTACAGAATGCTGCGCAGGCAAAAGTTAAAACCCACGTGGCCCGCTTACGCGGAGACGACATCGACAACGCAGCCTGCGTGATCATCCACATTCCCAGCCGCGAGATACGTGCCTTGGTCGGTTCAGCGGACTTTTTTGAAAAAGGATTCGGCGGGTCCATCAATCTGGCAGATAAAAAACGTTCCCCCGGATCGACCCTCAAGCCTTTCATCTACGGGCTGGCTTTTGATCAGGGCAAACTGGTCCCGGCATCTTTTGTTTATGACATCCCGGTAGATTACGCCGGATATTCACCCAAAAACTATGACCACATGTACCACGGGCAGGTCACTGTACGGCAGGCACTTGCAAAATCTTTAAATATCCCGGCGGTAAACACCCTTGCCAAAACCGGGGTGGCGGAATTCATCGACCTGCTCAAAAAAGGCGGAATCAGTACGCTGGATAAAGCTCCCATGGAATATGGCCTGCCTCTCGCGCTGGGCGGCTGTGAAATCAAGCTGACCGAGCTGACCAATCTTTATGCATCCTTGGCGGATGGAGGCAGATTCAAGCCTTTTACCGCCACTGCCACCATAAACAAACTCGGGACCCAAATTCTTTCGCCTGCAGTAGTATGGTTGGTGCTTGAAATGCTTTCTTCGGTAAGCAGACCGGAAATGAACGAAACTTGGATGCTGACCCGCGACATGCCGGAAACGGCATGGAAGACAGGAACATCCTTCGGGCATCGCGACGCATGGGCCGTGGGTGTTTCCGGGGATTACGCCACCGGGGTCTGGGTCGGCAACCCGGACGGCAGACCGCGCAAAGGGATCTCCGGCGCAGTACATGCCGGGCCGCTGCTCTTTGACCTGCTCCGTCTGGCCGCACCGGGCGGTAAACTGCCCCCGCCGCCGGAAGGTTCCGGTATCAGCGAAGTGGAAGTCTGCGGACACAGCCGCCAGCTTCCCGGCCCGTTCTGCACTGAGCGTACTACCATGCGCACCCTTTCCGGCAAAACACGTTTGCACCCTTGCGAAGAATGCCGCCAGATTTTCGTGGATTCAAAAAGCGGCTACCGCATTTCCGGAGAATGTCTTGGACGCAAAGGCATCAAAACAAAAATCATCCGCACCATCCCGGCCAAGCTGGCCCGCTGGCGGGCGGAAAACAGTCTCGAAGTACCGCACATGCCGCCGCTGGCCCCTGATTGTGATTTAATCCCGGCAGGAATCGCGCCCAAGATCATCTCCCCGGCAGCAGGCACGCCCTACCTGCTGCGCAAGGACACCCCGCTGAAATTCCAGCAGATCGGACTCAAAGCCGAAGCCGGACCGGACAGCGGGACTTTGTACTGGTTTCTGGATGGACGCTTGGTTAGTCAGGGTAAATTTGATGAGAAGCTGTTCACCGAAGTAAGCGTTGGAAAACACAGGATTTCGGTAAGTGATGAGATCGGGCGCGTGGATGCTGTGGAGTTTGAGGTGAGATAA
- a CDS encoding 30S ribosomal protein S1, with the protein MSEKNLETNGEENFAELFEAFQSESNDNLQVGDQIKGTVISITKDSVFVDTGSKVDGVVDRDELTDEEGELTVKDGDSVELYVISMNNNEIVLSKAMSGAGGLNMLREAYENKVPVEGKVAETCKGGFRVKMMHRKVFCPVSQIDTSFVEDAEAYVGSTHNFQVIKFEENGRNIVVSRRVLLEQEQEKAREAFMQDVQPDAVMEGKVTKLMPFGAFVELTPGVEGMVHVSELSWSRSAKPEDVVQPGDEVTVRILSMEPRKDGKGLKIGLSLKQLQADPWDEVGDKFKAGDKISGTVVRCADFGAFVEIAPGIEGLVHVSEMSYTKRVHKPSDEVTPGDEVAVMVKDIDPVKRRIGLSMKDAAGDPWVDMEDSFKVGQEVEGTVENRAEFGIFINLAPGITGLLPMSRITRSGKQAELEALKPGDKVKISIEEINTADRKVTLTAGDAKKEDGDSDWKEYAKSAPKKSASRKSAPKTSSTSGGAGGFGGLLGDKLQEAMKNKK; encoded by the coding sequence ATGTCCGAGAAAAACTTGGAAACCAATGGCGAAGAGAACTTTGCCGAACTGTTTGAAGCCTTCCAGTCCGAATCCAACGACAACCTTCAGGTCGGAGACCAGATCAAAGGAACCGTCATTTCCATCACCAAAGATTCCGTGTTTGTTGACACCGGGTCCAAGGTGGACGGAGTTGTCGACCGTGATGAACTGACCGATGAAGAAGGCGAACTGACCGTCAAGGACGGAGACAGCGTGGAACTCTACGTTATCTCCATGAACAACAATGAAATCGTCCTTTCCAAAGCCATGTCCGGCGCGGGCGGACTCAACATGCTGCGTGAAGCATACGAGAACAAAGTCCCGGTTGAAGGAAAGGTTGCAGAAACCTGCAAAGGCGGTTTCAGAGTTAAAATGATGCACCGCAAGGTATTCTGCCCCGTAAGCCAGATCGACACTTCTTTTGTTGAAGATGCTGAAGCATACGTTGGCAGCACCCACAATTTTCAGGTCATCAAGTTCGAAGAAAACGGTCGCAACATTGTTGTTTCCAGAAGAGTCCTTCTCGAACAGGAACAGGAAAAAGCCCGTGAAGCATTCATGCAGGACGTCCAGCCTGACGCTGTCATGGAAGGTAAAGTCACCAAGCTGATGCCGTTCGGCGCATTTGTTGAGCTTACTCCCGGCGTGGAAGGCATGGTTCATGTTTCCGAACTGAGCTGGTCCCGTTCCGCCAAGCCCGAGGACGTTGTCCAGCCCGGCGATGAAGTAACTGTGCGCATTCTTTCCATGGAGCCGCGCAAAGACGGCAAAGGTCTCAAAATCGGCCTTTCCCTCAAGCAGCTGCAGGCTGACCCGTGGGACGAAGTAGGCGACAAGTTCAAAGCCGGCGACAAGATCAGCGGTACCGTTGTCCGCTGTGCCGATTTCGGTGCATTCGTTGAAATCGCACCCGGCATCGAAGGCCTCGTCCACGTTTCCGAAATGAGCTACACCAAGCGCGTGCACAAGCCTTCTGACGAAGTTACCCCCGGTGACGAAGTAGCGGTCATGGTTAAAGACATTGATCCGGTCAAACGCCGTATCGGCCTGTCCATGAAAGACGCTGCCGGAGATCCGTGGGTAGACATGGAAGACAGCTTCAAGGTCGGTCAGGAAGTTGAAGGAACCGTGGAGAACCGTGCTGAGTTCGGTATCTTCATCAACCTCGCTCCCGGCATCACCGGACTGCTGCCCATGTCACGCATCACCCGTTCCGGAAAGCAGGCTGAGCTTGAAGCCCTTAAGCCCGGCGACAAGGTTAAAATCTCCATCGAAGAGATCAACACTGCCGACCGCAAGGTGACCCTCACCGCAGGCGATGCTAAAAAAGAAGATGGCGACAGCGACTGGAAAGAATACGCCAAGTCCGCACCCAAGAAGTCTGCCTCCCGCAAATCCGCTCCCAAAACCTCCTCCACCTCCGGTGGCGCAGGCGGTTTCGGAGGCCTGCTCGGCGACAAGCTTCAAGAAGCCATGAAAAACAAAAAATAG
- a CDS encoding mechanosensitive ion channel family protein produces MMKVYWSIALLIGLLLGTFLFTGNSPVLDNKTELLTAENTCDLSTPRKAVRSFLYSVRSYNRDHYTGFDCLTKVVSSPEDMADDNKSEAVKKARDIFLVLENMNYDIDEDIPDNIQGNKADLHFSYEGQEFDVLMKKGIDGWHFSSTLFKNPAFMELVKKLRYKYAKFTSEKMEGDTFLQSLMSPYRTFFTLKSGVVRTNQDNLEAAISTLDMSRFTALEKPVYGPILAVMLYRIINSCSPLHLEELSASPDSEYAPVFMVVPEMGSITMHVVTLENGRKAWKFTPHSLQVVQTCYDDIMQDLLREGTDPFVGNELPLHMIIDDFVQRNYPQLMASYLNTNIYKWVALFALFLITPLALKIISFLLNKILTSVETKLPEGIIPPGRRKFILPVQMMVMGYLWLTMIGVLILYKDLMVFSLYGVKIIGTLSMVWIITITANLFCDVITAKGGSSIRATMMLIIAQIFKLAVILMGLAHIAQLFGQDSTRIFAAMGIGGLAIALAGKDTLENIFGTMVIMTTRPFAVGDWITFLGHDGTVEKVGVRSTSIRTFYNSEVIIPNAKFITTPVDNMGRREWRRYKTTIGVAYDTPAENLNGYVQGLKRLVMNHPNTRKTDFHIVVNDFGPSSIDIMVYIFFKTEDWAKELLVRHEFIVDALRLAEELKINIAFPTTTVHFRQDNPDNYPEFQSDAHAISEARSYANSIRPVKEK; encoded by the coding sequence ATGATGAAAGTTTATTGGTCCATTGCTTTACTGATAGGGCTTTTGCTCGGCACGTTCCTCTTCACCGGCAACAGCCCTGTTCTCGATAATAAAACGGAATTATTAACTGCTGAAAATACATGCGATTTATCAACTCCCCGCAAAGCTGTCCGTTCCTTTCTGTATAGCGTTCGCAGTTACAACCGTGATCATTACACCGGATTCGACTGTCTGACCAAAGTGGTCTCTTCTCCGGAAGACATGGCAGATGACAACAAGTCTGAAGCAGTCAAGAAAGCCCGTGATATTTTCCTTGTCCTTGAAAACATGAATTACGATATTGATGAAGATATCCCGGACAATATTCAGGGGAACAAAGCTGATCTGCATTTTTCCTACGAAGGGCAAGAGTTCGATGTTCTGATGAAAAAAGGAATCGATGGATGGCATTTTTCCAGCACCCTGTTTAAAAATCCTGCGTTCATGGAACTGGTCAAAAAATTGCGCTATAAATATGCCAAGTTCACTTCTGAAAAAATGGAAGGAGACACCTTTCTGCAAAGCCTTATGTCTCCGTACAGAACTTTTTTTACCTTGAAATCAGGAGTTGTCAGAACGAATCAGGATAATCTGGAAGCAGCCATCAGCACGTTGGACATGAGCAGGTTCACAGCACTGGAAAAGCCTGTTTACGGTCCTATTCTGGCTGTTATGCTTTACCGGATAATTAACAGCTGCTCCCCGCTGCATCTTGAAGAGCTTTCTGCTTCTCCCGACAGTGAATACGCACCTGTATTTATGGTGGTGCCGGAGATGGGGTCCATCACCATGCATGTTGTGACTCTTGAAAACGGGCGCAAGGCATGGAAGTTCACGCCGCATAGTTTGCAGGTAGTCCAAACCTGTTATGACGATATCATGCAGGATCTTTTGCGGGAAGGAACAGATCCGTTTGTGGGCAATGAGTTGCCGCTGCATATGATTATTGATGACTTTGTTCAGCGAAATTATCCGCAGTTAATGGCGAGCTACCTGAATACAAACATCTATAAATGGGTAGCCCTGTTTGCTCTCTTTCTGATAACCCCGCTTGCCTTAAAAATAATTTCATTCCTTTTGAACAAAATACTTACTTCAGTTGAAACAAAGCTTCCTGAAGGAATTATCCCGCCGGGCCGCCGTAAATTTATCCTTCCGGTTCAGATGATGGTTATGGGCTATTTATGGCTCACCATGATCGGAGTGCTCATTTTATACAAAGACCTGATGGTTTTTTCCCTGTACGGGGTTAAAATCATCGGCACTTTGTCAATGGTCTGGATCATCACCATTACGGCCAATCTTTTTTGCGATGTGATCACAGCAAAAGGGGGATCAAGTATCAGGGCGACAATGATGCTGATCATTGCCCAGATCTTCAAGCTGGCTGTCATTCTTATGGGGCTTGCCCATATTGCCCAGCTGTTCGGTCAGGACTCCACAAGGATTTTTGCAGCAATGGGCATCGGTGGTCTGGCAATAGCACTGGCCGGTAAAGATACGCTGGAGAACATCTTCGGAACCATGGTAATTATGACCACCCGTCCCTTTGCTGTGGGTGATTGGATCACTTTTCTCGGACATGACGGGACGGTGGAGAAGGTCGGGGTAAGATCAACTTCTATCCGCACTTTCTACAATTCCGAAGTGATAATACCCAATGCAAAATTCATCACTACACCAGTTGATAATATGGGGCGTAGAGAATGGCGCAGATATAAAACCACCATAGGTGTTGCTTATGACACTCCTGCCGAGAATCTCAACGGGTATGTGCAGGGATTGAAGCGTCTGGTTATGAATCATCCCAACACCAGAAAAACGGACTTTCATATTGTGGTCAATGACTTCGGTCCCTCGTCCATTGACATCATGGTCTACATCTTTTTTAAAACTGAAGATTGGGCCAAAGAGCTTCTCGTAAGGCATGAGTTCATCGTGGATGCATTGCGGCTTGCCGAGGAGCTTAAAATCAATATTGCTTTCCCCACAACGACCGTCCACTTTAGACAGGATAACCCTGACAATTATCCTGAATTTCAGTCAGACGCCCATGCCATAAGCGAGGCGCGCAGCTATGCCAATTCCATAAGGCCGGTCAAAGAAAAATAA